A genomic region of Raphanus sativus cultivar WK10039 chromosome 6, ASM80110v3, whole genome shotgun sequence contains the following coding sequences:
- the LOC108806208 gene encoding serine/arginine-rich splicing factor SR34A isoform X2, with product MSGRFSRSIYVGNLPGDIRESEIEDLFYKYGRIVDIELKVPPRPPCYCFVEFEHPRDAEDAIDGRDGYNFDGSRLRVELAHGGRGQSSGDRRGGGGYRGGGGGGYGGGGGSARFGVSRHSEFRVIVRGLPSSASWQDLKDHMRKAGDVCFAEVTRDSDGIYGVVDYTNNDDMKYAIRKLDDTEFRNPWARGYIRVKKYESSQSRSPSRSRSRSRGRGRSPSRSVSRSRSPRKDLRRSLSRSLSKSRSPSPDRKKSPPRAMSRSRSRSLSKSPAKVQEGTE from the exons ATGAGTGGTCGGTTTTCTCGGTCCATCTATGTTGGTAACTTGCCCGGTGACATAAGGGAGTCTGAGATTGAAGATCTCTTCTACAAG TATGGCCGCATTGTGGATATTGAATTGAAGGTTCCACCTCGTCCTCCATGTTATTGTTTTGTTGAG TTTGAGCATCCTCGGGATGCTGAAGATGCTATCGATGGCCGTGACGGGTACAACTTTGACGGCTCTCGTTTGAGG GTTGAGCTTGCCCATGGTGGTAGAGGACAGTCTTCAGGTGATCGCCGTGGCGGTGGTGGATATCGTGGTGGGGGTGGTGGTGGctatggaggtggtggaggatCTGCCCGGTTTGGTGTTTCACGACACTCTGAATTCCGAG TTATTGTACGTGGGCTCCCATCATCTGCTTCATGGCAAGATTTGAAG GATCATATGCGGAAAGCTggtgatgtgtgctttgctgagGTCACTCGTGACAGTGATG gAATTTATGGTGTTGTTGACTACACCAATAATGATGATATGAAGTATGCG ATAAGGAAACTTGATGATACAGAGTTCAGAAACCCCTGGGCTAGAGGCTATATCCGG GTTAAGAAGTATGAAAGCTCCCAGTCTAGAAGCCCAAGCAGAAGCAGGAGCCGTAGTAGAGGCCGTGGTCGCAGCCCTAGTCGTAGCGTTAGCAGAAGCAGGAGCCCAAGAAAGGATCTGAG ACGTTCTCTTTCAAGATCGTTATCAAAATCTAGATCTCCATCTCCCGACAGGAAGAAGAGTCCTCCTAG GGCAATGTCGAGATCGAGGTCCAGGTCTCTTTCAAAATCTCCTGCCAAG GTTCAGGAAGGAACTGAGTGA
- the LOC108806208 gene encoding serine/arginine-rich splicing factor SR34A isoform X1, with protein sequence MSGRFSRSIYVGNLPGDIRESEIEDLFYKYGRIVDIELKVPPRPPCYCFVEFEHPRDAEDAIDGRDGYNFDGSRLRVELAHGGRGQSSGDRRGGGGYRGGGGGGYGGGGGSARFGVSRHSEFRVIVRGLPSSASWQDLKDHMRKAGDVCFAEVTRDSDGIYGVVDYTNNDDMKYAIRKLDDTEFRNPWARGYIRVKKYESSQSRSPSRSRSRSRGRGRSPSRSVSRSRSPRKDLSKSPRRSLSRSLSKSRSPSPDRKKSPPRAMSRSRSRSLSKSPAKVQEGTE encoded by the exons ATGAGTGGTCGGTTTTCTCGGTCCATCTATGTTGGTAACTTGCCCGGTGACATAAGGGAGTCTGAGATTGAAGATCTCTTCTACAAG TATGGCCGCATTGTGGATATTGAATTGAAGGTTCCACCTCGTCCTCCATGTTATTGTTTTGTTGAG TTTGAGCATCCTCGGGATGCTGAAGATGCTATCGATGGCCGTGACGGGTACAACTTTGACGGCTCTCGTTTGAGG GTTGAGCTTGCCCATGGTGGTAGAGGACAGTCTTCAGGTGATCGCCGTGGCGGTGGTGGATATCGTGGTGGGGGTGGTGGTGGctatggaggtggtggaggatCTGCCCGGTTTGGTGTTTCACGACACTCTGAATTCCGAG TTATTGTACGTGGGCTCCCATCATCTGCTTCATGGCAAGATTTGAAG GATCATATGCGGAAAGCTggtgatgtgtgctttgctgagGTCACTCGTGACAGTGATG gAATTTATGGTGTTGTTGACTACACCAATAATGATGATATGAAGTATGCG ATAAGGAAACTTGATGATACAGAGTTCAGAAACCCCTGGGCTAGAGGCTATATCCGG GTTAAGAAGTATGAAAGCTCCCAGTCTAGAAGCCCAAGCAGAAGCAGGAGCCGTAGTAGAGGCCGTGGTCGCAGCCCTAGTCGTAGCGTTAGCAGAAGCAGGAGCCCAAGAAAGGATCTGAG TAAATCACCCAGACGTTCTCTTTCAAGATCGTTATCAAAATCTAGATCTCCATCTCCCGACAGGAAGAAGAGTCCTCCTAG GGCAATGTCGAGATCGAGGTCCAGGTCTCTTTCAAAATCTCCTGCCAAG GTTCAGGAAGGAACTGAGTGA